Proteins encoded by one window of Brienomyrus brachyistius isolate T26 chromosome 1, BBRACH_0.4, whole genome shotgun sequence:
- the chpfa gene encoding chondroitin sulfate synthase 2 isoform X1 encodes MKFSMLSLLRPVAQVAIGVSLGFTLSLLSVSLGKDPCDFHEKSGNEAILGQGGDLDGARKPNSVPIARHENGETEDDFIPRIIPYIPARQSEPKKLFRTRYISTELRIYERLFVGVLTSEDTISTLGVAVNQTISHHLDAVVFFTGTLNHRIPLGMTVVTHGDERHVRNMFQTVRYVLEKYNDMYDWFYFSQDDTYTEAGHLKALIGHLSMNLNLYMGHPQELIGGKVKGTYCRGGYGYLLSRSLLLQLIPFLENCQNDILSSRPDEWLGRCIVNHLKINCVDEHEGLAYYHYKMGKKLDLNIWDNLHFKNIIAVHPVSDPELMYRLHKMFTEIELQRTYQEIEKLQAEIKNISEVAFEGDKSTQWPTGVNPPFEPKTHFEVLKWEYFTENELYFCADGSPKCELRGINKLDITDIIEVAMEELNKKYKPILQLKKQQLVNGYRRFDPTRGMEYTLDLQLEVVSEKGRSCSIMKRVHLLRPLSKVEIVPMPFVSEAAQVHIVLPMTVHDLDYASRFLDLYVKFCFERSENAILTLLFIYNPLEAQQIEKYDIFANIKAKIVAYEQEYPREKIPWVSVRADNLSQIKIVDVISKKLPVDTLLFIASVNTNINSEFLSHCRLNSISNWQVFFPIHFQGYNPDIAFHNKHPPFTIDLVKDSGYFDRNIFDEACFYNSDYMAARSSMAPDVQENEDLLDTLDLYDMFLNYSKLHVFRAVEPNLRQSYRHQKCDRHLGEEMYSRCVQSNLNNLGSHFQLATMLFELQRGNST; translated from the exons ATGAAATTCTCCATGTTGTCTCTCCTGAGGCCGGTCGCGCAAGTAGCTATTGGCGTCTCCTTAGGATTTACCTTGAGTTTACTGAGCGTGTCACTGGGGAAAGATCCCTGCGATTTCCATGAGAAGTCGGGAAATGAGGCTATTTTAGGTCAGGGGGGCGATCTGGACGGCGCTAGAAAACCAAATTCAGTTCCGATCGCCAGACATGAGAATGGGGAGACCGAAGATGATTTTATACCCAGGATTATACCCTACATACCAGCTAGACAAAGTGAACCAAAGAAACTTTTCAG GACTAGGTATATCAGCACTGAGCTGAGGATATATGAGCGCCTCTTTGTGGGCGTCCTGACATCCGAGGACACAATCAGCACGCTGGGGGTGGCCGTGAACCAGACAATCAGCCACCACCTGGATGCGGTGGTCTTCTTTACAGGGACCCTCAATCACAGGATCCCACTCGGCATGACAGTGGTCACCCATGGTGACGAGCGCCACGTTAGGAACATGTTCCAAACCGTCAGGTATGTTCTTGAGAAATACAACGACATGTATGACTGGTTCTACTTCAGCCAGGATGACACGTACACAGAGGCAGGCCACCTCAAAGCTCTCATCGGACACCTGAGCATGAATCTCAACCTCTACATGGGCCACCCTCAGGAATTAATCGGTGGGAAAGTCAAGGGAACATACTGCCGTGGAGGTTATGGGTATCTCCTGTCCCGATCCTTACTGCTTCAGCTAATTCCTTTCCTAGAGAACTGTCAGAATGACATTTTGAGCAGCAGACCTGATGAGTGGCTTGGGAGATGCATTGTTAATCATCTAAAAATCAACTGTGTTGATGAACATGAG GGTCTTGCGTATTATCATtataaaatgggaaaaaaattggATCTAAATATTTGGGACAATTTACACTTCAAAAACATCATCGCTGTGCATCCAGTATCCGATCCTGAACTGATGTACAGATTACACAAGATGTTCACTGAGATCGAGTTGCAGAGAACCTACCAAGAAATAGAGAAATTGCAG gcagaaataaaaaatatcagtGAAGTGGCCTTTGAAGGTGATAAGAGCACTCAATGGCCGACAGGGGTAAACCCACCCTTTGAACCAAAGACTCATTTTGAGGTCTTGAAATGGGAATACTTCACTGAAAATGAGTTGTATTTTTGTGCTGATGGGTCACCTAAATGTGAGCTACGTGGGATCAATAAATTGGACATCACTGATATCATTGAGGTTGCCATGGAGGAGCTAAACAAGAAGTACAAACCCATACTACAGCTGAAAAAGCAGCAACTTGTAAATGGGTACAGACGGTTTGACCCCACAAGAGGCATGGAATACACACTGGACCTGCAACTTGAGGTGGTCAGTGAAAAGGGAAGGAGTTGCTCTATCATGAAACGGGTTCACCTTCTGCGCCCGTTGAGTAAAGTTGAAATCGTACccatgccttttgtctcagaagCTGCACAAGTTCACATAGTACTTCCGATGACTGTTCATGACCTTGACTATGCCTCCCGGTTTCTTGATCTGTATGTCAAATTTTGCTTTGAAAGGTCTGAGAATGCCATTTTAACTTTACTCTTCATCTATAACCCCCTGGAAGCACAACAGATTGAAAAATATGATATTTTTGCCAATATTAAAGCAAAGATTGTTGCCTACGAGCAAGAGTATCCCAGGGAAAAAATCCCATGGGTTAGTGTTAGGGCAGACAACCTCTCTCAAATTAAAATCGTGGACGTAATTTCGAAGAAGCTCCCAGTTGATACATTGTTGTTCATTGCCAGTGTCAACACTAATATAAACTCTGAGTTCCTGAGTCACTGTAGGTTGAACTCTATCAGCAACTGGCAGGTCTTCTTTCCGATCCACTTCCAAGGTTACAACCCTGATATCGCCTTCCACAACAAGCATCCTCCATTCACCATTGACCTGGTCAAAGACTCTGGCTACTTTGACCGCAACATCTTCGACGAGGCATGTTTCTACAACTCTGACTACATGGCTGCGCGCAGCAGCATGGCCCCTGATGTTCAGGAGAACGAAGACCTCCTCGACACTTTGGACTTGTATGACATGTTCCTTAATTATTCCAAGTTGCATGTGTTTCGGGCAGTTGAGCCCAACTTGCGTCAAAGCTACCGGCACCAGAAGTGTGACCGACATCTTGGCGAGGAGATGTACAGCAGGTGTGTGCAGAGTAACCTGAACAATTTGGGTTCTCACTTCCAGCTGGCCACCATGCTGTTTGAACTGCAGCGGGGCAACAGCACTTGA
- the chpfa gene encoding chondroitin sulfate synthase 2 isoform X2 translates to MKFSMLSLLRPVAQVAIGVSLGFTLSLLSVSLGKDPCDFHEKSGNEAILGQGGDLDGARKPNSVPIARHENGETEDDFIPRIIPYIPARQSEPKKLFRTRYISTELRIYERLFVGVLTSEDTISTLGVAVNQTISHHLDAVVFFTGTLNHRIPLGMTVVTHGDERHVRNMFQTVRYVLEKYNDMYDWFYFSQDDTYTEAGHLKALIGHLSMNLNLYMGHPQELIENCQNDILSSRPDEWLGRCIVNHLKINCVDEHEGLAYYHYKMGKKLDLNIWDNLHFKNIIAVHPVSDPELMYRLHKMFTEIELQRTYQEIEKLQAEIKNISEVAFEGDKSTQWPTGVNPPFEPKTHFEVLKWEYFTENELYFCADGSPKCELRGINKLDITDIIEVAMEELNKKYKPILQLKKQQLVNGYRRFDPTRGMEYTLDLQLEVVSEKGRSCSIMKRVHLLRPLSKVEIVPMPFVSEAAQVHIVLPMTVHDLDYASRFLDLYVKFCFERSENAILTLLFIYNPLEAQQIEKYDIFANIKAKIVAYEQEYPREKIPWVSVRADNLSQIKIVDVISKKLPVDTLLFIASVNTNINSEFLSHCRLNSISNWQVFFPIHFQGYNPDIAFHNKHPPFTIDLVKDSGYFDRNIFDEACFYNSDYMAARSSMAPDVQENEDLLDTLDLYDMFLNYSKLHVFRAVEPNLRQSYRHQKCDRHLGEEMYSRCVQSNLNNLGSHFQLATMLFELQRGNST, encoded by the exons ATGAAATTCTCCATGTTGTCTCTCCTGAGGCCGGTCGCGCAAGTAGCTATTGGCGTCTCCTTAGGATTTACCTTGAGTTTACTGAGCGTGTCACTGGGGAAAGATCCCTGCGATTTCCATGAGAAGTCGGGAAATGAGGCTATTTTAGGTCAGGGGGGCGATCTGGACGGCGCTAGAAAACCAAATTCAGTTCCGATCGCCAGACATGAGAATGGGGAGACCGAAGATGATTTTATACCCAGGATTATACCCTACATACCAGCTAGACAAAGTGAACCAAAGAAACTTTTCAG GACTAGGTATATCAGCACTGAGCTGAGGATATATGAGCGCCTCTTTGTGGGCGTCCTGACATCCGAGGACACAATCAGCACGCTGGGGGTGGCCGTGAACCAGACAATCAGCCACCACCTGGATGCGGTGGTCTTCTTTACAGGGACCCTCAATCACAGGATCCCACTCGGCATGACAGTGGTCACCCATGGTGACGAGCGCCACGTTAGGAACATGTTCCAAACCGTCAGGTATGTTCTTGAGAAATACAACGACATGTATGACTGGTTCTACTTCAGCCAGGATGACACGTACACAGAGGCAGGCCACCTCAAAGCTCTCATCGGACACCTGAGCATGAATCTCAACCTCTACATGGGCCACCCTCAGGAATTAATCG AGAACTGTCAGAATGACATTTTGAGCAGCAGACCTGATGAGTGGCTTGGGAGATGCATTGTTAATCATCTAAAAATCAACTGTGTTGATGAACATGAG GGTCTTGCGTATTATCATtataaaatgggaaaaaaattggATCTAAATATTTGGGACAATTTACACTTCAAAAACATCATCGCTGTGCATCCAGTATCCGATCCTGAACTGATGTACAGATTACACAAGATGTTCACTGAGATCGAGTTGCAGAGAACCTACCAAGAAATAGAGAAATTGCAG gcagaaataaaaaatatcagtGAAGTGGCCTTTGAAGGTGATAAGAGCACTCAATGGCCGACAGGGGTAAACCCACCCTTTGAACCAAAGACTCATTTTGAGGTCTTGAAATGGGAATACTTCACTGAAAATGAGTTGTATTTTTGTGCTGATGGGTCACCTAAATGTGAGCTACGTGGGATCAATAAATTGGACATCACTGATATCATTGAGGTTGCCATGGAGGAGCTAAACAAGAAGTACAAACCCATACTACAGCTGAAAAAGCAGCAACTTGTAAATGGGTACAGACGGTTTGACCCCACAAGAGGCATGGAATACACACTGGACCTGCAACTTGAGGTGGTCAGTGAAAAGGGAAGGAGTTGCTCTATCATGAAACGGGTTCACCTTCTGCGCCCGTTGAGTAAAGTTGAAATCGTACccatgccttttgtctcagaagCTGCACAAGTTCACATAGTACTTCCGATGACTGTTCATGACCTTGACTATGCCTCCCGGTTTCTTGATCTGTATGTCAAATTTTGCTTTGAAAGGTCTGAGAATGCCATTTTAACTTTACTCTTCATCTATAACCCCCTGGAAGCACAACAGATTGAAAAATATGATATTTTTGCCAATATTAAAGCAAAGATTGTTGCCTACGAGCAAGAGTATCCCAGGGAAAAAATCCCATGGGTTAGTGTTAGGGCAGACAACCTCTCTCAAATTAAAATCGTGGACGTAATTTCGAAGAAGCTCCCAGTTGATACATTGTTGTTCATTGCCAGTGTCAACACTAATATAAACTCTGAGTTCCTGAGTCACTGTAGGTTGAACTCTATCAGCAACTGGCAGGTCTTCTTTCCGATCCACTTCCAAGGTTACAACCCTGATATCGCCTTCCACAACAAGCATCCTCCATTCACCATTGACCTGGTCAAAGACTCTGGCTACTTTGACCGCAACATCTTCGACGAGGCATGTTTCTACAACTCTGACTACATGGCTGCGCGCAGCAGCATGGCCCCTGATGTTCAGGAGAACGAAGACCTCCTCGACACTTTGGACTTGTATGACATGTTCCTTAATTATTCCAAGTTGCATGTGTTTCGGGCAGTTGAGCCCAACTTGCGTCAAAGCTACCGGCACCAGAAGTGTGACCGACATCTTGGCGAGGAGATGTACAGCAGGTGTGTGCAGAGTAACCTGAACAATTTGGGTTCTCACTTCCAGCTGGCCACCATGCTGTTTGAACTGCAGCGGGGCAACAGCACTTGA